The proteins below come from a single Natrinema sp. SYSU A 869 genomic window:
- a CDS encoding asparagine synthase-related protein — protein MATVLLANPNAAIVTSNERRWILSGTHQRELRAAIERGADVQDVKALHDSLPGEGTFVVLSERADEPTVRAHRGITSAYEVFYCLDSSGEPVLTDLFRNALARLEPGDRTVPDRAKADHLLYRTTPIDSYVERIHRLGHGETLSWTPGETTPRTELTETLEPESDLSPASAHDRLDEVLSAICAPIADDSSLMLSGGVDSTVLEPYLTNPTESVTASFDTPELEFEREYADRANDLVETDREVVEMTESNYLERLEAAVDALGMPPHQLQTPTFDGIYREFDGSERLVSGQGADAVFGLGGSLEVARTVWRTRHLGYVPPVVEKLRQHRDVLEELRRHPSDPDGKGLQFAVYTDVPSVVDAIGSRRYERRQRERYEYAMDRVPAPTGDQYARHVHVGQWVDFFCEDAISVWRQAGLAREREMYTPFAGKAVAELALGLSSPERYVHDGEPKHVPKKLLGEWYPEYDRSKPKGNGNFPAERFLRSGPLESVFDRYEVPEFAPDVSGALVDRSSGLAWNLASYAVWRDRVLRSDDLEPVSHTRSVSVPSRTPQSEGETV, from the coding sequence ATGGCGACAGTGTTGCTCGCGAATCCGAATGCTGCGATCGTTACCAGCAACGAGCGACGGTGGATCCTCTCTGGGACACACCAGCGTGAACTCCGAGCGGCGATCGAACGCGGAGCCGACGTTCAGGACGTCAAAGCGCTCCACGACTCGCTGCCCGGCGAGGGGACGTTCGTCGTCCTCTCGGAGCGGGCGGACGAACCGACGGTGCGGGCCCACCGCGGCATCACGTCGGCCTACGAGGTGTTCTACTGTCTCGACTCGAGCGGCGAGCCGGTTCTCACCGACCTGTTTCGGAACGCCCTCGCCCGACTCGAGCCGGGCGATCGGACGGTCCCGGACCGGGCGAAAGCCGATCACCTGCTCTATCGGACGACGCCGATTGATTCCTACGTCGAACGGATCCATCGCCTCGGCCACGGCGAGACGCTCTCCTGGACGCCGGGGGAGACCACGCCACGAACCGAACTGACGGAGACGCTCGAGCCCGAGTCCGATCTCTCCCCTGCGAGCGCACACGACCGGCTTGACGAGGTGCTGTCGGCGATCTGTGCCCCCATCGCGGACGACTCGTCGCTCATGCTCTCCGGCGGCGTCGACTCGACCGTCCTCGAGCCCTACCTGACGAATCCCACGGAGAGCGTGACCGCGTCGTTCGACACGCCCGAACTGGAATTCGAACGCGAGTATGCCGACCGCGCGAACGACCTCGTCGAGACCGACCGCGAGGTCGTCGAGATGACCGAGTCGAACTATCTCGAGCGGCTCGAGGCGGCCGTCGACGCGCTGGGGATGCCGCCCCATCAGCTCCAGACGCCGACATTCGACGGAATCTACCGCGAGTTTGATGGGAGTGAACGGCTCGTCAGCGGTCAGGGGGCGGACGCCGTCTTCGGCCTCGGCGGCTCGCTCGAGGTCGCTCGCACGGTGTGGCGGACGCGCCACCTCGGCTACGTCCCGCCCGTCGTCGAGAAACTCCGACAGCATCGGGACGTACTCGAAGAACTCCGGCGACATCCGTCCGATCCCGACGGGAAGGGGCTCCAGTTCGCGGTTTACACGGACGTGCCGTCGGTCGTTGATGCGATCGGCAGCCGGCGGTACGAGCGACGACAGCGCGAGCGCTACGAGTACGCGATGGATCGCGTGCCCGCGCCGACCGGGGATCAGTACGCCCGGCATGTCCACGTCGGCCAGTGGGTCGACTTCTTCTGCGAGGACGCCATCTCCGTCTGGCGGCAGGCCGGCCTCGCGCGGGAGCGCGAAATGTACACCCCGTTCGCGGGCAAGGCCGTCGCCGAACTCGCGCTCGGGCTTTCCTCGCCCGAGCGCTACGTCCACGACGGCGAGCCAAAACACGTCCCGAAGAAACTACTCGGCGAGTGGTACCCCGAGTATGACCGGAGCAAGCCGAAAGGGAACGGGAACTTCCCCGCGGAGCGATTCCTCAGATCGGGACCGCTCGAGTCGGTCTTCGACCGCTACGAGGTCCCCGAGTTCGCGCCGGACGTCTCGGGCGCGCTCGTCGACCGCTCGTCCGGCCTCGCGTGGAACCTGGCCAGCTACGCCGTCTGGCGCGACCGCGTCCTCCGATCTGACGATCTCGAGCCCGTCTCCCACACCCGGTCCGTGTCGGTTCCCTCGAGGACGCCCCAGTCCGAAGGGGAGACGGTGTGA
- a CDS encoding DedA family protein yields the protein MADFGTAALQFIQLYGPLALLLFTFLETSMLFPFFPSEVVVPAAAALLIVDPISFVVFIAAATIGGTVGSYVPFYAFRGPGSRGLGRLRERINVSEGATERGRQWFRRWGTSSVCWGRFLPGLRSVVSIPAGLARMSPARFGVYTAAGTVLFYAAVGAVVYYGRQQSLFAAAGAAATDRPALTAAVVIVGLAVGLLVVVRQRRTERE from the coding sequence ATGGCGGATTTCGGGACGGCCGCGCTGCAATTCATTCAGCTGTATGGCCCGCTCGCGCTGTTGCTCTTTACCTTCCTCGAGACGTCGATGCTCTTCCCCTTTTTCCCGAGCGAGGTCGTCGTTCCGGCCGCGGCCGCGCTGTTGATCGTCGATCCGATTTCGTTTGTCGTCTTCATCGCGGCGGCGACTATCGGCGGAACCGTCGGGTCCTACGTGCCGTTCTACGCGTTTCGCGGCCCCGGATCGCGCGGCCTCGGCCGTCTTCGGGAGCGGATCAACGTCTCCGAGGGCGCGACCGAACGCGGGCGGCAGTGGTTCCGCCGTTGGGGAACCTCGTCGGTCTGCTGGGGTCGGTTCCTGCCGGGGCTCCGGTCCGTCGTCTCGATCCCAGCCGGACTCGCCCGAATGTCGCCGGCTCGGTTCGGCGTCTACACGGCGGCCGGCACCGTCCTGTTTTATGCTGCTGTCGGCGCGGTCGTCTACTACGGCCGACAGCAGTCACTGTTCGCCGCCGCCGGCGCCGCCGCCACCGATCGCCCGGCCCTCACCGCGGCGGTCGTGATCGTCGGCCTCGCAGTCGGTCTCCTAGTCGTCGTACGGCAGCGACGGACGGAACGGGAGTAG
- a CDS encoding Hsp20/alpha crystallin family protein: MSALRDALRDLSEDVFFDLLESEDAYLLVLDVPGVSAESLDLAIDDGRISIDAHREKEPAGDYQYLEENRSLFLDVDLPLPDDASDAGAEATVDRGVLELMLPKRGAHGETTIDIVDEDS; encoded by the coding sequence ATGTCAGCGCTCCGCGACGCGTTGCGGGACCTCTCCGAGGACGTCTTCTTCGATCTGCTCGAGAGCGAGGACGCCTACCTGCTCGTACTCGACGTCCCCGGCGTCTCCGCCGAGTCGCTCGACCTCGCGATCGATGACGGTCGCATCTCAATCGACGCCCACCGAGAGAAAGAACCGGCCGGCGACTACCAGTACCTCGAGGAGAACCGATCGCTCTTTCTCGACGTCGATCTCCCGTTGCCCGACGACGCGTCCGACGCCGGTGCCGAGGCGACGGTCGACCGTGGCGTCCTCGAGTTGATGCTGCCGAAACGCGGTGCCCACGGGGAGACGACGATCGATATCGTTGACGAGGACTCCTAA
- the glp gene encoding gephyrin-like molybdotransferase Glp, with translation MEGADRERTEAGFKVRTPVDEARRILREAIEGSGDADSDVPCGTETVDVDRADGRVLAAPVTSARDVPHYQRAAMDGYAVRAADTFGASDRSPEVLRIAEPTGDTDGGDHATADHIDPETAARVHTGSALPEGADAVVMIERVTDLESVGELEVEDAVAEGENVAPVGEDIEAGQHLYEAGHRLRPSDLGLLRSAGYDRVAVAQQPTVGVVPTGEELVAGDPDPGEVIETNGLTVSRLAQRWGARATYRDVVTDDPESLRVAIQRDLTKDVVVTTGGSSVGERDLLPEVIDDLGEVLIHGVGLKPGHPVCLGIVQDTPVLALPGYPVACIVNAVQFLRPVLRWLEGTTPDPHPTTRARLERKIPSEPGTRTFARVRLEARDGGDADRERDEPEYTAIPTRASGSGVLSSVALADGWVVVDDDREGIPAGETVVVENWEPNA, from the coding sequence ATGGAAGGAGCCGACCGCGAGCGCACGGAGGCCGGATTCAAGGTCCGAACGCCGGTCGACGAAGCGCGCCGGATTCTCAGGGAGGCAATCGAGGGGAGTGGGGACGCCGATTCGGACGTACCCTGCGGGACCGAGACCGTCGACGTCGACCGCGCGGACGGCCGCGTCCTCGCCGCGCCCGTGACGTCTGCTCGAGACGTACCCCACTACCAGCGGGCAGCGATGGACGGCTACGCCGTCCGGGCCGCGGACACGTTCGGGGCGAGCGATCGCTCGCCGGAAGTGTTGCGGATCGCCGAGCCAACCGGCGATACCGATGGGGGTGACCACGCGACCGCCGACCACATCGACCCCGAAACGGCCGCCCGGGTCCACACCGGCAGCGCGCTCCCGGAAGGTGCCGACGCCGTCGTCATGATCGAACGCGTCACTGACCTCGAGTCGGTCGGCGAACTCGAGGTCGAGGACGCGGTCGCGGAGGGGGAAAACGTCGCGCCGGTCGGCGAGGATATTGAGGCGGGCCAGCACCTTTACGAGGCGGGTCACCGGCTCCGGCCGTCGGATCTGGGGCTCCTGCGGTCGGCGGGCTACGACCGCGTCGCGGTGGCCCAGCAGCCGACTGTCGGCGTCGTGCCGACCGGCGAGGAACTCGTCGCGGGCGACCCCGATCCCGGCGAGGTGATCGAGACGAACGGGCTGACGGTCTCGCGACTGGCCCAGCGCTGGGGCGCTCGCGCGACTTATCGGGACGTGGTCACCGATGACCCCGAGTCGCTGCGCGTGGCAATCCAGCGGGATCTGACAAAGGACGTGGTCGTGACCACCGGCGGCTCCTCGGTGGGCGAACGCGACCTGCTGCCGGAAGTGATTGACGACCTCGGCGAGGTGCTCATCCACGGCGTCGGGCTCAAACCCGGCCATCCCGTCTGTCTCGGGATCGTTCAAGACACGCCAGTGCTCGCACTGCCGGGCTATCCTGTCGCCTGTATCGTCAACGCCGTCCAGTTCCTCCGACCAGTCTTGCGCTGGCTCGAGGGAACGACGCCTGATCCCCACCCGACCACGCGGGCCCGACTCGAGCGCAAGATTCCGAGCGAACCCGGGACGCGTACGTTCGCGCGGGTTCGACTCGAGGCACGCGATGGCGGAGATGCGGATCGCGAACGTGACGAACCCGAATACACGGCGATTCCGACCCGGGCGAGCGGGTCAGGCGTGCTCTCGAGCGTCGCACTGGCGGACGGTTGGGTGGTCGTCGACGACGACCGCGAGGGGATTCCGGCGGGCGAGACGGTGGTCGTGGAGAACTGGGAGCCGAACGCCTGA